The following coding sequences are from one Thiohalospira halophila DSM 15071 window:
- a CDS encoding ammonium transporter: MEAIDQVTQVAYALDTFYFLMAGVLVMWMAAGFAMLEAGLVRSKNTVEILTKNVALFAVASVMYLLVGYNIMYEGSSSSVIPGLAFLLGPDNSVESVLAGGEGAPYYSGISDFFFQLVFAGAAMSIVSGAVAERMKLWAFLAFAVVMTAVIYPVQGYWSWGGGFLAEIGYSDYAGSGIVHMTGAVAALAGVLLLGPRKGKYGKNGEVNALPGANMPLAALGTFILWMGWFGFNGGSELKVADIASANNVAAVFVNTNMGAAGGVIAALITSKVLFGKADLSMALNGAIAGLVSVTADPLSPSAGLAVLVGGIGGVIVVFSIVGLDKLKIDDPVGAISAHGVGGIWGVLAVLLSNPDATLVGQLAGLVAIFAWVFLASLAVWGILKVVMGIRVDEEAEYEGLDYVDCGMEAYPEFTGSKK; this comes from the coding sequence ATGGAAGCCATCGATCAGGTCACCCAGGTCGCCTACGCCCTGGATACGTTCTACTTCCTCATGGCCGGCGTGCTGGTCATGTGGATGGCGGCCGGCTTCGCCATGCTCGAGGCGGGGCTGGTCCGCTCCAAGAACACCGTGGAGATCCTCACCAAGAACGTCGCGCTCTTCGCCGTCGCCTCGGTGATGTATCTCCTGGTGGGTTACAACATCATGTACGAGGGCTCCTCCAGCTCGGTGATCCCGGGCCTGGCCTTCCTGCTGGGGCCGGACAACAGCGTGGAGTCGGTCCTCGCCGGCGGTGAGGGCGCACCCTACTACTCCGGGATCTCCGACTTCTTCTTCCAGCTGGTCTTTGCCGGCGCGGCGATGTCCATCGTCTCCGGTGCCGTGGCCGAGCGGATGAAGCTGTGGGCCTTCCTCGCCTTCGCGGTGGTGATGACGGCCGTCATCTACCCGGTGCAGGGCTACTGGAGCTGGGGGGGCGGTTTCCTGGCGGAGATCGGCTACTCCGACTACGCCGGTTCCGGCATCGTCCACATGACCGGTGCCGTCGCCGCCCTGGCCGGCGTCCTCCTGCTGGGCCCCCGCAAGGGCAAGTACGGCAAGAACGGTGAGGTGAACGCCCTCCCCGGTGCCAACATGCCCCTGGCCGCCCTGGGTACCTTCATCCTCTGGATGGGCTGGTTCGGCTTCAACGGCGGTTCGGAGCTGAAGGTCGCCGATATCGCCTCCGCCAACAACGTCGCCGCGGTGTTCGTGAACACCAACATGGGGGCGGCCGGCGGGGTCATCGCCGCGCTCATCACCTCCAAGGTGCTCTTCGGCAAGGCCGACCTCTCCATGGCCCTCAACGGCGCCATCGCGGGCCTGGTCTCTGTCACGGCGGATCCGCTCTCCCCCAGCGCCGGTCTGGCGGTCCTGGTCGGCGGTATCGGCGGGGTCATCGTGGTCTTCTCCATCGTCGGCCTGGACAAGCTGAAGATCGACGACCCGGTGGGCGCCATCTCGGCCCACGGTGTCGGCGGCATCTGGGGTGTGCTGGCGGTCCTGCTCTCCAACCCGGATGCCACCCTGGTGGGGCAGCTCGCCGGCCTGGTCGCCATCTTCGCCTGGGTCTTCCTGGCCAGCCTGGCGGTCTGGGGCATCCTCAAGGTGGTGATGGGGATCCGCGTGGACGAGGAGGCCGAGTACGAGGGCCTGGACTACGTCGACTGCGGCATGGAGGCCTATCCGGAGTTCACCGGCTCCAAGAAGTAG
- a CDS encoding TorF family putative porin has translation MTTLRSKFLLGSTLGMTALGGLTVAAPAAAEVTGNIGVVSQYIFRGYAEDDRTSLQGGLDYAHDSGFYAGTWWSTLNYTETDANGDGGASNNNEVDVYAGYAGSAGDFGYDVGLLYFYYTGDGEGTRDIDGETVATEDGDSNTPELYVSGSYGPFGLSANYAMDDSLWANEGDIYLNASYSADLPNDFGLGVSVGYYSYEEEGEFIVEDESGAVRDTTISLTHPLGPAEMSVNYMIGGEDRDGSDIDDALWYGATWSF, from the coding sequence ATGACGACCCTTCGCAGCAAGTTCCTCCTGGGCTCCACCCTCGGCATGACCGCCCTCGGCGGGCTGACCGTCGCCGCCCCCGCGGCGGCCGAGGTCACCGGCAACATCGGGGTGGTCTCCCAGTACATCTTCCGCGGCTACGCCGAGGACGATCGCACCTCGCTTCAGGGCGGTCTGGACTACGCCCACGACTCCGGCTTCTACGCCGGGACCTGGTGGTCGACGCTCAACTACACCGAGACCGACGCAAACGGTGACGGGGGTGCCTCCAACAACAACGAGGTGGACGTCTACGCGGGCTACGCCGGCTCGGCCGGGGACTTCGGCTACGACGTCGGCCTCCTCTACTTCTACTACACCGGCGACGGTGAGGGGACTCGCGACATCGACGGCGAGACCGTTGCGACCGAGGACGGCGACAGCAACACGCCGGAACTCTATGTCTCCGGCAGCTACGGCCCCTTCGGCCTCTCCGCCAACTACGCCATGGACGACTCCCTGTGGGCCAACGAGGGCGATATCTACCTCAATGCCAGCTACAGCGCGGATCTGCCCAACGACTTCGGTCTGGGCGTGAGTGTCGGCTACTACAGCTACGAGGAGGAAGGCGAGTTCATCGTCGAGGACGAGAGCGGCGCGGTGCGCGACACCACCATCTCCCTGACCCACCCGCTGGGCCCGGCCGAGATGTCGGTGAACTACATGATCGGCGGCGAGGACCGCGACGGTAGCGATATCGACGACGCCCTCTGGTACGGCGCCACCTGGTCCTTCTAG
- a CDS encoding efflux RND transporter periplasmic adaptor subunit: protein MPSRLLPLLALFALLPVACGGEGQETPADGGSEEKTEAAADESPRVVRTVTVEAGERAVWSLVGTVHARHEAERGFRVGGELAERPADAGDRVAAGEVLARLDDRDLQREYDAAAARVAEAEARALFARSEVARLADLVADENVSQREYDRAESEAEAAHRAVEAARAERALAENRLDYATLRAPADGTVMEVLAEPGEVLGTGEPVVRFARGPREVEVAIPAGRREAALEQARLPGGGRAELRDLAAGADPATRTWRARYTLPEGAADHPLGSTLRLTFQPAEPVVRVPAGAVADDGQGTAVWAVVDGAVERRSVEVVALGQESAEVRGLEPGVEVVAAGTHTLQPGQAVRVRTGR, encoded by the coding sequence ATGCCGTCACGCCTCCTGCCCCTGCTCGCCCTCTTCGCCCTGCTCCCCGTCGCCTGCGGCGGCGAGGGCCAGGAGACGCCCGCCGACGGGGGAAGCGAAGAGAAGACCGAAGCGGCGGCGGATGAGTCCCCGCGGGTGGTTCGGACCGTCACTGTGGAGGCCGGCGAACGGGCGGTCTGGTCGCTGGTGGGCACCGTCCATGCGCGCCACGAGGCCGAGCGCGGCTTCCGCGTCGGCGGCGAACTCGCCGAGCGGCCGGCCGACGCCGGTGACCGCGTGGCGGCGGGCGAGGTCCTGGCCCGGCTGGACGACCGTGACCTGCAGCGCGAGTACGACGCGGCCGCCGCACGGGTCGCCGAGGCCGAGGCGCGAGCACTCTTCGCCCGCTCGGAGGTGGCGCGGCTGGCGGATCTCGTCGCCGACGAGAATGTCTCCCAGCGGGAGTACGACCGCGCCGAGTCCGAGGCCGAGGCCGCCCATCGGGCCGTCGAGGCCGCCCGGGCCGAGCGGGCGCTGGCGGAGAACCGCCTGGACTACGCCACCCTGCGCGCCCCGGCCGACGGCACCGTCATGGAGGTCCTGGCCGAGCCGGGCGAGGTGCTGGGCACCGGTGAGCCGGTGGTCCGGTTCGCCCGCGGCCCGCGCGAGGTGGAGGTGGCCATCCCCGCCGGCCGCCGGGAGGCCGCGCTGGAACAGGCCCGGCTCCCCGGCGGCGGACGGGCCGAACTGCGCGACCTCGCCGCCGGCGCCGACCCCGCCACCCGCACCTGGCGCGCCCGCTACACCCTCCCCGAGGGCGCCGCCGACCACCCCCTGGGCAGTACCCTGCGCCTGACCTTCCAGCCCGCCGAGCCGGTGGTCCGCGTCCCCGCCGGGGCGGTGGCCGACGACGGCCAGGGTACCGCCGTCTGGGCCGTGGTGGACGGCGCCGTGGAGCGCCGGTCGGTGGAGGTGGTCGCCCTGGGGCAGGAGAGCGCCGAGGTCCGTGGTCTGGAGCCCGGGGTCGAGGTGGTCGCGGCCGGCACGCATACCCTGCAGCCGGGCCAGGCGGTCCGCGTCCGCACGGGGCGCTAG
- a CDS encoding putative bifunctional diguanylate cyclase/phosphodiesterase yields the protein MERAGGDEAAGIAIHYRDLVENHPYLVVCYLPDSTILFANTTAREFFGSELEGQRWLDYLPEEDRATNRRELATYRPEAPVRTIENPAVDANGDPRWIEWTTRALFDADDRLTHLQSVGADVTERRAAREALEKSEAELAEAQRIAHLGSWTSDFVADEIRWSDEVYRIFGLQRDEWGATHEAFMQAVHPEDRERVQRAVETALDPGGPRYDIEHRIVRPDGEVRHVYQRGTVDFDAEGRPLRMVGTVLDITERRRAEQALDHLAHHDALTELPNRNALRERLITTIEEGADKVWAVIHLGLDRFRSVNEGLGHATGDALLQQAARRLENSLQGGEYLARVGGDEFAVLATAEEGEAGITATTERLLAPFRELFQQEGGEFFLPASAGVALYPRDADEADGLLQRAAAAMAQCKAEGGNGVRYHAEEMNERARSRVALEGKLRRAVMNREGFFLHYQPKVEAGTGRILGAEALLRWQDGDGEIHSPATFIPALEQTGLIAELGRWILATACAQCRSWQEAGLPPVRMAVNLAAPQFHDPAMAATLESVLAETGLAAGDLELEVTERMLMTDIPGVIRTLGQFREMGIKLALDDFGTGYSSLAYLRQFPMDCLKIDRAFINDLGNGGGALIRAILGLGESLGVETVAEGVEEADQADFLEHHGCRALQGFLFARPLTAEAFGELLADGGRIRTQARH from the coding sequence ATGGAGAGGGCTGGCGGCGACGAGGCGGCAGGTATCGCCATCCACTACCGCGACCTGGTGGAGAACCACCCCTACCTGGTGGTCTGCTACCTGCCGGACAGCACCATCCTGTTCGCCAACACCACGGCCCGGGAGTTCTTCGGGAGCGAGCTGGAGGGTCAGCGGTGGCTGGACTACCTCCCCGAGGAGGATCGGGCGACCAACCGCCGGGAGCTGGCCACCTACAGGCCGGAGGCGCCGGTCCGCACCATCGAGAACCCGGCGGTGGATGCCAACGGCGACCCGCGCTGGATCGAGTGGACCACCCGCGCGCTGTTCGACGCCGACGACCGGCTCACCCACCTGCAGAGCGTCGGCGCCGACGTCACCGAGCGCCGCGCCGCCCGGGAGGCGCTGGAGAAGAGCGAGGCGGAGCTGGCCGAGGCGCAGCGCATCGCCCACCTGGGGAGCTGGACCTCCGACTTCGTGGCCGACGAGATCCGCTGGTCCGACGAGGTCTACCGGATCTTCGGCCTGCAGCGGGACGAGTGGGGGGCCACCCACGAGGCCTTCATGCAGGCCGTGCACCCCGAGGATCGGGAACGGGTCCAGCGGGCGGTGGAGACCGCGCTCGACCCCGGCGGGCCGCGCTACGACATCGAGCACCGCATCGTCCGCCCCGACGGCGAGGTGCGCCACGTCTACCAGCGCGGGACCGTGGATTTCGATGCCGAGGGCCGTCCCCTGCGCATGGTCGGCACGGTCCTGGACATCACCGAGCGCCGCCGCGCCGAGCAGGCCCTGGACCATCTCGCCCACCACGATGCCCTCACCGAGCTGCCCAACCGCAACGCCCTGCGCGAACGACTGATCACCACCATCGAAGAGGGCGCGGACAAGGTCTGGGCGGTCATCCACCTGGGGCTGGACCGCTTCCGCAGCGTCAACGAGGGCCTGGGCCACGCCACCGGCGATGCCCTGCTCCAGCAGGCGGCCCGGCGACTGGAGAACAGCCTGCAGGGCGGGGAGTACCTGGCCCGGGTGGGGGGCGACGAGTTCGCCGTCCTGGCCACTGCCGAAGAGGGTGAGGCCGGGATCACGGCCACCACCGAACGACTGCTGGCCCCCTTCCGGGAACTCTTCCAGCAGGAAGGCGGGGAGTTCTTCCTGCCCGCCTCCGCCGGAGTCGCCCTCTATCCACGGGACGCCGACGAGGCCGACGGCCTGCTCCAGCGCGCCGCGGCGGCCATGGCGCAATGCAAGGCCGAGGGCGGCAACGGCGTGCGCTACCACGCCGAGGAGATGAACGAGCGCGCCCGCAGCCGGGTCGCCCTGGAGGGCAAGCTGCGCCGAGCGGTAATGAACCGGGAGGGCTTCTTCCTCCACTACCAGCCCAAGGTGGAGGCCGGCACCGGCCGCATCCTGGGCGCCGAGGCGCTGCTGCGCTGGCAGGACGGCGACGGCGAGATCCACTCCCCGGCGACCTTCATCCCCGCCCTGGAGCAGACCGGCCTCATCGCCGAGCTGGGCCGCTGGATCCTCGCCACCGCCTGCGCCCAGTGCCGGTCCTGGCAGGAGGCGGGGCTGCCGCCGGTCCGCATGGCGGTGAACCTGGCCGCCCCCCAGTTCCACGACCCGGCCATGGCCGCCACCCTGGAATCGGTCCTCGCCGAGACCGGCCTGGCCGCCGGCGACCTGGAGCTGGAAGTCACCGAGCGCATGCTCATGACCGACATCCCCGGCGTTATCCGCACCCTGGGCCAGTTCCGGGAGATGGGCATCAAGCTGGCCCTGGACGACTTCGGCACCGGCTACTCCTCCCTGGCCTATCTGCGCCAGTTCCCCATGGACTGCCTGAAGATCGACCGCGCCTTCATCAACGACCTGGGCAACGGCGGCGGTGCCCTCATCCGGGCCATCCTCGGTCTGGGGGAGAGCCTGGGCGTGGAGACGGTGGCCGAGGGGGTCGAGGAGGCGGACCAGGCGGACTTCCTGGAGCACCACGGCTGCCGCGCCCTGCAGGGCTTCCTCTTCGCCCGCCCCCTGACGGCCGAGGCCTTCGGCGAGCTGCTGGCCGACGGGGGCCGGATCCGGACCCAGGCCAGGCACTGA
- a CDS encoding YifB family Mg chelatase-like AAA ATPase, producing the protein MSLATVHSRAQEGVTAPPVEVEVHLGNGLPSLSVVGLPEAGVRESKDRVRGAIATTGLEFPARRITINLAPADLPKEGGRFDLPIAVGLLAASEQLPADELPHYEFLGELALGGGLRPVRGALPAAVKAAAAGRTLILPRANAAEAARVRDARILAADDLAGVCAALAGNAPLDRIAPPEDPGPPAITADLAEVRGQHQAKRALELAAAGGHSLLLLGPPGTGKSMLARRLPDLLPPLDEDEALEAAAIRSVAGGAEESTEAWYRRAFRSPHHTASAAALVGGGSHPRPGEISLAHRGVLFLDELPEFDRRVLEVLREPLETGKVAIARATRRTEFPATFQLIAAMNPCPCGYLGDPSGRCHCTPDQIRRYRAKLSGPLLDRIDLHLEVPPVPVDTLTAEQPAPEPETPAARERVEAARERQRRRAGRVNAELEPGEVEAACRLDTAGRQLLEQAIRRLDLSTRGYHRILRMARTAADLAGAEAVTAAHLTEALGYRQLDRPVD; encoded by the coding sequence ATGTCACTGGCGACCGTTCACAGCCGCGCCCAGGAGGGCGTTACCGCCCCACCCGTGGAGGTGGAGGTCCATCTGGGCAACGGCCTGCCCTCGCTCTCGGTGGTGGGCCTGCCCGAGGCCGGGGTCCGCGAGAGCAAGGACCGCGTCCGCGGGGCCATCGCCACCACCGGGCTGGAGTTCCCCGCCCGGCGGATCACCATCAACCTCGCCCCGGCGGACCTGCCCAAGGAGGGCGGCCGCTTCGATCTGCCCATCGCCGTGGGACTGCTGGCCGCCTCGGAACAGCTCCCGGCCGACGAACTCCCGCACTACGAATTCCTGGGCGAGCTGGCCCTGGGCGGCGGCCTCCGCCCGGTACGCGGGGCGCTACCGGCAGCGGTGAAGGCGGCGGCCGCCGGGCGCACCCTGATCCTGCCCCGGGCCAACGCCGCCGAGGCCGCCCGAGTGCGCGACGCCCGGATCCTCGCCGCCGACGACCTTGCCGGGGTCTGCGCCGCCCTGGCCGGCAACGCCCCGCTGGACCGGATCGCCCCGCCGGAGGACCCCGGCCCACCAGCCATTACCGCCGATCTCGCCGAGGTGCGCGGCCAGCACCAGGCCAAGCGCGCCCTGGAGCTGGCCGCCGCCGGCGGCCACAGCCTCCTGCTGCTGGGCCCGCCGGGGACCGGCAAGTCCATGCTCGCCCGCCGGCTCCCCGACCTGCTCCCGCCCCTGGACGAGGACGAGGCGCTGGAGGCCGCCGCCATCCGCTCGGTGGCCGGCGGGGCGGAGGAGTCCACCGAGGCGTGGTACCGTCGCGCCTTCCGCTCGCCCCACCACACCGCCTCCGCCGCCGCGCTGGTGGGCGGCGGCAGCCACCCCCGGCCCGGGGAGATCTCCCTGGCCCACCGCGGGGTCCTCTTCCTCGATGAACTGCCCGAGTTCGATCGCCGGGTACTGGAGGTCCTGCGCGAGCCGCTGGAGACGGGGAAGGTCGCCATCGCCCGGGCGACCCGGCGCACCGAGTTCCCGGCGACCTTCCAGCTAATCGCCGCCATGAACCCCTGCCCCTGCGGCTACCTGGGCGACCCCTCCGGCCGCTGCCACTGCACGCCGGACCAGATCCGGCGCTACCGCGCCAAGCTCTCCGGGCCGCTGCTGGACCGCATCGACCTCCACCTGGAGGTGCCGCCGGTGCCGGTGGATACCCTCACCGCCGAGCAGCCCGCGCCGGAGCCGGAAACCCCGGCCGCCCGGGAGCGGGTGGAGGCGGCGCGGGAGCGTCAGCGCCGGCGCGCCGGCCGGGTGAACGCCGAGCTGGAGCCGGGGGAGGTTGAGGCCGCCTGCCGGCTGGACACCGCGGGCCGGCAGCTACTGGAGCAGGCCATCCGCCGGCTGGACCTCTCCACCCGCGGCTACCACCGGATCCTGCGCATGGCGCGCACCGCCGCCGACCTGGCCGGAGCGGAGGCGGTCACCGCCGCCCACCTCACCGAGGCGCTGGGCTACCGCCAGCTCGACCGGCCGGTGGACTGA
- the glnK gene encoding P-II family nitrogen regulator, protein MKLITAIIKPFKLDDVREALSDIGVAGVTVTEVKGFGRQKGHTELYRGAEYVVDFLPKVKVEVAVDDGLADQVIEAVSKAAHTGKIGDGKIFVAALEQAIRIRTGESGAGAL, encoded by the coding sequence ATGAAACTCATTACGGCCATCATCAAGCCCTTCAAGCTCGATGACGTGCGCGAGGCCCTGTCGGATATCGGCGTGGCCGGGGTGACCGTCACCGAGGTCAAGGGATTCGGACGGCAGAAGGGCCACACCGAGCTCTATCGGGGCGCGGAGTACGTGGTCGATTTCCTGCCCAAGGTGAAGGTGGAGGTCGCCGTGGACGACGGCCTCGCCGACCAGGTCATCGAGGCCGTCTCGAAGGCGGCGCACACCGGCAAGATCGGCGACGGCAAGATCTTCGTCGCCGCTCTGGAACAGGCCATCCGCATCCGTACCGGCGAGTCCGGTGCGGGTGCCCTGTAG
- the argH gene encoding argininosuccinate lyase yields MTDETAKPWGGRFDEPTDAFVEAFTASVGFDRRLYREDIAGSIAHARMLADQGVIAADEAETIVGGLEAIRERIEAGEFEWRVDLEDVHMNIEAALTQEVGDVGKKLHTGRSRNDQVATDLRLWLRGQVDAIAGELARLQRGLIEVAEREAETILPGFTHLQSAQPVTFGHHMLAWFEMLHRDHQRLLDARERLNVSPLGVAALAGTTYPVDREATARALGFDGVAANSLDAVSDRDFALEFCSVAAICMTHLSRMAEEMVLWSSAQFDFVDLGDAFCTGSSIMPQKKNPDVPELVRGKTGRVNGHLFALLTLMKSQPLAYNKDNQEDKEPLFDAVDTLAGSLRAFADLVPRMTVKAENMREAARRGYATATDLADYLVRKGVAFRDAHEVVGRAVRHGISTGRDLGEMELTELQQFSDAIGADVFEVLTLEGSVAARDHIGGTAPARVRTAAGEARQRLERLTDG; encoded by the coding sequence ATGACCGACGAGACCGCCAAGCCCTGGGGAGGGCGCTTCGACGAGCCCACCGATGCCTTCGTGGAGGCCTTTACCGCCTCCGTGGGCTTCGACCGGCGCCTCTACCGCGAGGACATCGCCGGCTCCATCGCCCATGCGCGCATGCTCGCTGACCAGGGCGTCATCGCCGCCGACGAGGCGGAGACCATCGTCGGCGGCCTGGAGGCCATCCGCGAGCGCATCGAGGCCGGCGAGTTCGAGTGGCGGGTGGACCTGGAAGATGTCCACATGAACATCGAGGCGGCGCTCACCCAGGAGGTGGGGGACGTCGGCAAGAAGCTCCATACCGGCCGTTCGCGCAACGACCAGGTGGCCACCGATCTGCGGCTGTGGCTGCGCGGCCAGGTGGACGCCATCGCCGGCGAGCTGGCCCGGCTCCAGCGCGGCCTCATCGAGGTGGCCGAGCGCGAGGCGGAGACCATCCTCCCCGGCTTCACCCACCTGCAGTCGGCCCAGCCGGTGACCTTCGGCCACCACATGCTGGCCTGGTTCGAGATGCTCCACCGCGACCACCAGCGGCTGCTGGACGCCCGGGAGCGGCTCAACGTCTCGCCCCTGGGCGTTGCGGCGCTGGCGGGGACCACCTACCCGGTGGACCGCGAGGCGACGGCCCGCGCCCTGGGCTTCGACGGCGTGGCGGCCAACTCCCTGGACGCCGTCTCGGATCGCGACTTCGCCCTGGAGTTCTGCTCCGTGGCCGCCATCTGCATGACCCATCTCTCCCGCATGGCCGAGGAGATGGTCCTGTGGAGCTCCGCCCAGTTCGACTTCGTCGACCTCGGCGACGCCTTCTGCACCGGCTCCTCCATCATGCCGCAGAAGAAGAACCCCGATGTCCCCGAGCTGGTGCGCGGCAAGACCGGCCGGGTCAACGGCCACCTCTTCGCCCTGCTCACCCTGATGAAGTCCCAGCCGCTGGCCTACAACAAGGACAACCAGGAGGACAAGGAGCCGCTGTTCGACGCCGTGGACACCCTGGCCGGCAGCCTGCGCGCCTTCGCCGACCTGGTTCCGCGCATGACCGTGAAGGCGGAGAACATGCGCGAGGCGGCCCGGCGCGGCTACGCCACCGCCACCGACCTGGCCGACTACCTGGTCCGCAAGGGGGTCGCCTTCCGCGACGCCCACGAGGTGGTGGGCCGCGCCGTCCGCCACGGGATCAGTACCGGCCGGGACCTCGGCGAGATGGAGCTCACCGAGCTGCAGCAGTTCTCCGATGCCATCGGCGCCGACGTCTTCGAGGTCCTCACCCTGGAGGGCTCGGTGGCGGCCCGGGACCACATCGGCGGGACGGCCCCGGCGCGGGTGCGCACCGCCGCTGGCGAGGCGCGGCAGCGGCTGGAGCGGCTCACTGACGGCTGA
- a CDS encoding accessory factor UbiK family protein, translating into MENRDFIQDLSRRLAAALPDSARTLRDDAERNLRGVLDTAFERMELVTREEFDAQAEVLARTRAKLEELERRVAELEGTGSDEADPAR; encoded by the coding sequence ATGGAAAACCGCGACTTCATCCAGGATCTCAGCCGCCGGCTGGCCGCCGCCCTGCCGGACTCCGCCCGCACCCTGCGCGACGATGCCGAGCGCAACCTGCGCGGCGTCCTCGACACCGCCTTCGAGCGCATGGAGCTGGTGACCCGGGAGGAGTTCGACGCCCAGGCGGAGGTCCTCGCCCGCACCCGCGCCAAGCTGGAAGAGCTGGAGCGGCGCGTGGCGGAGCTGGAGGGCACGGGCTCCGACGAGGCCGACCCGGCCCGGTAG